The following proteins come from a genomic window of Gemmatimonadaceae bacterium:
- a CDS encoding PDZ domain-containing protein: protein MRTLVLLASACLVGGTVDAQATGESRSRTVERDARRAEEAATELRDRVIERVMVADSAMLNRATLGLMLGGSPTKRDTLGVFVDGVAEDGPAERAGIYEGHRIAFINNVDVRASAADAGDPYLSSVGQHRLMRVMRDLTAGGTVTLRVWTGSGYRDVQVTTARYADVFKNRRFGGMFHPGTPGTIRLAPAVEAFRMQSPNIRRLELRPSEVRRIEVRPTPLRLSAPAATPSVTPGVLSLPRVTPTRPGVRRFTI, encoded by the coding sequence ATGCGTACACTAGTTTTGCTCGCCTCGGCTTGCTTGGTCGGCGGTACGGTGGACGCCCAGGCGACGGGCGAGAGCCGGTCCCGGACGGTCGAGCGCGACGCGCGGCGGGCCGAAGAGGCCGCGACCGAGCTGCGGGATCGCGTGATCGAGCGCGTCATGGTGGCGGACAGCGCCATGCTCAACCGCGCGACCCTCGGACTGATGCTCGGCGGATCGCCGACCAAGCGCGACACGCTGGGCGTGTTCGTGGACGGCGTCGCCGAGGACGGTCCCGCGGAGCGCGCCGGCATCTATGAGGGGCACCGGATCGCGTTCATCAACAACGTGGACGTCCGCGCGAGCGCGGCCGACGCGGGCGACCCGTACCTCAGCAGCGTCGGCCAGCATCGCCTCATGCGGGTGATGCGCGACCTCACTGCGGGCGGCACCGTCACCCTGCGCGTGTGGACCGGCAGCGGCTACCGCGACGTGCAGGTCACCACCGCGAGATACGCCGACGTGTTCAAGAATCGGCGCTTCGGCGGCATGTTCCATCCCGGAACTCCCGGCACGATCAGACTTGCTCCGGCGGTGGAGGCGTTCCGAATGCAGAGCCCGAACATCCGCCGCCTGGAGCTGCGTCCGTCGGAGGTGCGCCGCATCGAAGTGCGCCCCACGCCGCTCCGCCTCTCAGCGCCGGCCGCGACTCCAAGCGTCACTCCGGGCGTGCTTTCGCTGCCGCGTGTCACTCCGACTCGCCCCGGGGTGCGTCGTTTCACCATCTGA